In Aegilops tauschii subsp. strangulata cultivar AL8/78 chromosome 3, Aet v6.0, whole genome shotgun sequence, one genomic interval encodes:
- the LOC109747346 gene encoding uncharacterized protein isoform X2, giving the protein MEMETETEMEMEMESRKRPRVAAAAAEEEPAATAEDPSLAAAASAEYAAWLEEMAVHEAKAAEFRKNLLANPLTPVQLRERKEAAWEKYNNESWERARDNWIWHPFEAVTEIPCMRFTNDNINDPNYPRLVRTMPTLQIVSVQDSYLTLTGPTRGVVMTIDPSYLEAKLKVRGATESEDKDLSKFAKTYSLGCYLPIKHTSKLCTLELQHYTVCSSVEATIRVQVIEGQFPRDFRGVLTASTDAESGVMISLLDFNNDELPVDADGSVKLSRQVVSVRKGGKLKVSVWQHGVGEEEDQEITAASFTATEAETSTNYMPMKKWKCWMEVTVAWSLFSCW; this is encoded by the exons atggagatggagacggagacggagatggagatggagatggagtccAGGAAAAGGCcgagggtggcggcggcggcggcggaggaggaaccTGCGGCGACGGCGGAGGACCCTtctctggcggcggcggcgtcggccgaGTACGCGGCGTGGTTGGAAGAAATGGCGGTGCATGAGGCGAAGGCGGCTGAATTCCGGAAGAACCTGCTGGCGAATCCATTGACGCCCGTGCAGTTGCGGGAACGCAAGGAAGCCGCGTGGGAAAAGTACAACAACGAGTCGTGGGAGAGGGCTCGGGACAACTGGATCTGGCATCCCTTCGAAGCCGTCA CGGAGATCCCTTGCATGCGCTTTACCAACGACAATATCAACGACCCTAATTATCCACGCCTTGTCCGCACCATGCCAACCCTGCAGATTGTTTCAGTCCAG GATTCCTACCTAACACTGACCGGTCCTACCCGTGGTGTTGTCATGACGATTGATCCTTCGTATTTGGAGGCTAAGCTCAAAGTAAGAGGTGCTACTGAATCTGAGGACAAAGATTTGAGCAAATTTGCTAAGACGTACAGCTTAGGCTGCTACCTTCCTatcaagcacacaagcaagcttTGCACACTGGAGCTGCAGCATTACACTGTTTGTTCATCTGTGGAAGCCACAATCCGTGTTCAAGTCATTGAAGGGCAGTTTCCTCGTGATTTCCGTGGTGTGCTTACTGCTAGCACGGACGCTGAAAGTGGTGTGATGATCTCATTACTGGATTTTAATAATGATGAGTTGCCAGTTGATGCTGATGGCTCTGTGAAGCTATCACGCCAAGTTGTTTCTGTTAGAAAAGGGGGGAAGCTGAAAGTTTCTGTCTGGCAGCACGGTGTTGGTGAGGAAGAAGACCAAGAGATAACTGCTGCATCATTTACAGCTACGGAAGCTGAAACAAGCACTAATTACATGCCGATGAAGAAATGGAAGTGCTGGATGGAAGTCACCGTCGCCTGGTCCCTTTTCAGCTGTTGGTGA
- the LOC109747346 gene encoding uncharacterized protein isoform X1 has product MEMETETEMEMEMESRKRPRVAAAAAEEEPAATAEDPSLAAAASAEYAAWLEEMAVHEAKAAEFRKNLLANPLTPVQLRERKEAAWEKYNNESWERARDNWIWHPFEAVTEIPCMRFTNDNINDPNYPRLVRTMPTLQIVSVQVKDITGGLHWPLDVYGFVAVRDVVDRKRIMVFDRERDDYQRISEQDSYLTLTGPTRGVVMTIDPSYLEAKLKVRGATESEDKDLSKFAKTYSLGCYLPIKHTSKLCTLELQHYTVCSSVEATIRVQVIEGQFPRDFRGVLTASTDAESGVMISLLDFNNDELPVDADGSVKLSRQVVSVRKGGKLKVSVWQHGVGEEEDQEITAASFTATEAETSTNYMPMKKWKCWMEVTVAWSLFSCW; this is encoded by the exons atggagatggagacggagacggagatggagatggagatggagtccAGGAAAAGGCcgagggtggcggcggcggcggcggaggaggaaccTGCGGCGACGGCGGAGGACCCTtctctggcggcggcggcgtcggccgaGTACGCGGCGTGGTTGGAAGAAATGGCGGTGCATGAGGCGAAGGCGGCTGAATTCCGGAAGAACCTGCTGGCGAATCCATTGACGCCCGTGCAGTTGCGGGAACGCAAGGAAGCCGCGTGGGAAAAGTACAACAACGAGTCGTGGGAGAGGGCTCGGGACAACTGGATCTGGCATCCCTTCGAAGCCGTCA CGGAGATCCCTTGCATGCGCTTTACCAACGACAATATCAACGACCCTAATTATCCACGCCTTGTCCGCACCATGCCAACCCTGCAGATTGTTTCAGTCCAGGTGAAGGATATAACCGGTGGGTTGCATTGGCCACTGGATGTTTATGGTTTTGTCGCTGTGCGTGATGTGGTGGATCGCAAACGCATTATGGTTTTCGACCGTGAAAGGGATGACTACCAAAGAATCAGCGAGCAG GATTCCTACCTAACACTGACCGGTCCTACCCGTGGTGTTGTCATGACGATTGATCCTTCGTATTTGGAGGCTAAGCTCAAAGTAAGAGGTGCTACTGAATCTGAGGACAAAGATTTGAGCAAATTTGCTAAGACGTACAGCTTAGGCTGCTACCTTCCTatcaagcacacaagcaagcttTGCACACTGGAGCTGCAGCATTACACTGTTTGTTCATCTGTGGAAGCCACAATCCGTGTTCAAGTCATTGAAGGGCAGTTTCCTCGTGATTTCCGTGGTGTGCTTACTGCTAGCACGGACGCTGAAAGTGGTGTGATGATCTCATTACTGGATTTTAATAATGATGAGTTGCCAGTTGATGCTGATGGCTCTGTGAAGCTATCACGCCAAGTTGTTTCTGTTAGAAAAGGGGGGAAGCTGAAAGTTTCTGTCTGGCAGCACGGTGTTGGTGAGGAAGAAGACCAAGAGATAACTGCTGCATCATTTACAGCTACGGAAGCTGAAACAAGCACTAATTACATGCCGATGAAGAAATGGAAGTGCTGGATGGAAGTCACCGTCGCCTGGTCCCTTTTCAGCTGTTGGTGA